A genomic window from Sulfurospirillum diekertiae includes:
- the argH gene encoding argininosuccinate lyase, with amino-acid sequence MSKLWSGRFAASGAQLLDEFNASLPFDKKLYEEDIKGSIAHATMLAKQGILTQDEADQIATGLLQIKQEIESETFVFDIAHEDIHMSVETRLIDLIGEAGKRLHTARSRNDQVAVDFRLYVQKQNLVIVHVLEEVIDVLMSIAKEHTNTLLPGMTHLQHAQPINLAFHLLAYVSMFKRDIERLESSYQRNNILPLGCAALAGTPHNIDREYVAKLLGFDSVSVNCLDTVSDRDFALEILFNISTIMMHISRFAEELILWSSYEFKFITLSDEYSTGSSIMPQKKNPDVPELLRGKTGRVNGNLIGLLTVLKGLPLAYNKDMQEDKEGVFDSVETVYMSLNILKEAVRTMTINVGRMKQACEVGHLSATDLADYLVQKCNIPFREAHFITGRAVAHAEGLGIDLSVMSVDELQKVDARIGEDVSEYLSLVHSMNARTSQGGTAVSSTCKQIEIFETWIKSRH; translated from the coding sequence ATGTCAAAGCTATGGTCTGGCAGATTTGCCGCAAGCGGAGCACAATTACTCGACGAATTTAACGCTTCATTACCTTTCGATAAAAAACTATACGAAGAGGATATCAAAGGCTCAATTGCGCATGCAACAATGCTTGCAAAACAAGGTATTCTCACCCAAGATGAAGCCGATCAAATCGCGACAGGTTTACTGCAAATCAAACAAGAGATTGAATCAGAAACATTTGTTTTTGATATTGCCCACGAAGATATTCACATGTCGGTCGAAACAAGGCTTATTGATCTTATTGGAGAAGCAGGAAAACGCCTTCATACAGCGCGCAGTCGTAACGATCAAGTTGCCGTTGATTTTAGACTGTACGTTCAAAAACAAAATTTAGTGATAGTGCATGTATTAGAAGAGGTCATTGATGTTTTAATGAGTATTGCTAAAGAACACACCAACACACTTCTTCCAGGCATGACACATCTTCAACATGCCCAACCCATCAACCTTGCCTTTCACCTCTTAGCGTATGTTTCGATGTTTAAACGAGACATTGAACGCCTTGAAAGTTCTTACCAACGCAATAATATTTTACCTCTTGGCTGTGCCGCCCTTGCGGGGACACCTCATAATATTGATAGAGAGTATGTGGCCAAGCTTTTAGGATTTGATAGTGTGAGCGTGAACTGCCTTGATACGGTCAGTGATCGTGACTTTGCACTTGAAATTCTCTTCAATATTTCGACGATTATGATGCATATTTCACGATTTGCGGAAGAGCTTATTTTGTGGTCAAGCTATGAGTTTAAATTTATCACGCTTAGCGATGAATACTCTACAGGTAGTTCCATTATGCCCCAAAAGAAAAATCCCGATGTCCCTGAACTTTTACGTGGTAAAACAGGGCGTGTGAATGGCAATCTGATTGGATTATTAACCGTGCTTAAAGGACTTCCTCTAGCGTACAATAAAGATATGCAAGAGGATAAAGAGGGCGTGTTTGATAGTGTTGAAACCGTTTACATGTCTCTTAACATCCTCAAAGAAGCGGTTCGTACGATGACTATTAATGTTGGACGCATGAAACAAGCCTGCGAAGTTGGACATTTAAGTGCAACGGATTTGGCTGACTATTTGGTTCAAAAGTGCAATATCCCTTTTCGTGAAGCTCATTTTATCACAGGGCGTGCCGTAGCACATGCTGAAGGATTAGGAATTGATCTTAGTGTTATGAGTGTAGATGAGCTTCAAAAAGTTGACGCTCGCATCGGTGAAGATGTCAGCGAATATCTCTCTTTAGTTCATTCGATGAATGCACGAACTTCTCAAGGAGGAACGGCAGTCTCTTCTACATGTAAACAGATTGAAATTTTTGAAACATGGATAAAATCGCGTCATTAA
- a CDS encoding histidine triad nucleotide-binding protein has protein sequence MTIFSKIVSGEIPCNKVLENEDFLAFHDINPKAPIHILIIPKKEYKCFQEVDPKIMVTMTEFIQQVAKLLELDKRGYRLITNNGSDGGQEVLHLHFHLLGGAPLSWDTLSSDKKSNNDAHKVDSDTHKFL, from the coding sequence ATGACGATCTTTAGTAAAATTGTAAGTGGTGAAATTCCTTGCAACAAAGTACTAGAAAATGAGGATTTTTTAGCATTCCACGATATTAATCCAAAAGCGCCTATACACATTTTGATTATTCCCAAAAAAGAGTATAAATGTTTTCAAGAAGTTGATCCAAAAATCATGGTTACAATGACAGAATTTATTCAGCAAGTGGCTAAACTTTTAGAATTGGACAAGCGTGGATACCGTTTAATTACCAATAATGGCAGTGATGGTGGGCAGGAAGTCTTGCATCTGCATTTTCACCTTTTAGGGGGAGCGCCACTTTCATGGGACACTCTTTCGAGTGATAAAAAATCAAATAATGATGCACACAAAGTAGATAGTGATACTCACAAATTTCTTTAA
- the pheS gene encoding phenylalanine--tRNA ligase subunit alpha encodes MKDIENAIGSCTSLVELEKMRVSLFGKKGYFAAQFEELKKLEGEAKKEFAQNLNINKENFLERLNQKKSALESVMIEEQMRKSSVDVTLFNQESAAGALHPVMDTMDKIIEYFVSMNFSIEEGPLVEDDFHNFEALNLPKYHPARDMQDTFYFKDSMLLRTHTSPVQIRTMLKQSAPIRMICPGAVFRRDFDITHTPMFHQVEGLVVDKTGKVSFANLKFILEDFLKYMFGDVKVRFRPSFFPFTEPSAEADISCIFCHGEGCRVCSHTGWLEVLGCGVVDPNVFKAVGYKDVSGYAFGLGVERFAMLLHQIPDLRSLFEGDLRLLEQFR; translated from the coding sequence TTGAAAGATATAGAAAATGCGATAGGTTCGTGTACATCGCTTGTTGAATTAGAAAAGATGCGAGTCTCTCTTTTTGGTAAGAAAGGGTATTTTGCTGCACAATTTGAAGAGCTCAAAAAGCTTGAGGGTGAAGCAAAAAAAGAGTTTGCTCAAAATCTCAATATCAACAAAGAGAATTTTTTAGAACGACTCAATCAAAAAAAGAGTGCACTTGAAAGTGTTATGATTGAAGAGCAAATGCGTAAAAGCAGTGTTGATGTCACACTTTTTAATCAAGAAAGCGCAGCAGGGGCATTGCATCCTGTGATGGATACTATGGATAAAATTATCGAATATTTTGTAAGTATGAACTTTTCGATTGAGGAAGGACCTCTTGTTGAAGATGACTTCCATAATTTTGAAGCCTTAAACCTTCCAAAGTATCATCCAGCACGTGATATGCAAGATACCTTTTATTTTAAAGATTCGATGTTGCTTCGTACGCACACCTCTCCTGTTCAAATTAGAACCATGCTCAAACAAAGTGCACCGATTCGTATGATCTGCCCAGGTGCTGTTTTTAGACGTGATTTTGACATTACGCATACTCCGATGTTTCACCAAGTCGAAGGACTCGTGGTCGATAAAACAGGAAAAGTCTCTTTTGCTAATTTAAAATTTATTCTCGAAGACTTTTTAAAATATATGTTTGGCGATGTTAAAGTACGTTTCCGTCCAAGCTTCTTCCCCTTTACCGAACCTAGTGCAGAAGCGGATATTAGTTGTATTTTTTGTCATGGTGAAGGCTGTCGTGTCTGTTCTCATACCGGCTGGTTGGAAGTATTAGGCTGTGGCGTTGTCGATCCGAATGTCTTTAAAGCCGTTGGGTATAAAGATGTCAGTGGTTATGCCTTTGGACTTGGTGTTGAGCGCTTTGCGATGCTACTGCATCAAATTCCAGATTTAAGGTCTTTATTTGAGGGTGATTTGAGATTATTGGAGCAATTTAGATGA
- the pheT gene encoding phenylalanine--tRNA ligase subunit beta, translating to MIVTKQWLNEWIDISAIDTDKISIALNAIGLEVDGLTKIRIPQNVLIGHVVSCEKHPNADKLNVCHVDVGATVQQIVCGAKNVAAGQMVAVALIGAELPGGIKIKKAKLRDVESCGMICSSTELGLPKINDGIMILDESIGKLELGKPLCEYPLINDDVIEIGLTPNRGDCQSVYGVARDLSVYFDLEVKTLGQKEEEENQPGVGRVLHLHGSEALSGSYMYKVFDNKEIGVPLLVELRLGFAEVESSCLLGKLIDYATYVTGVLLRAYNQTCFGAKDDKAKITIAKDENGLDAIYGLNGQKIAIAGVAQMTECKASASDERIIIEANYTHPEIIASRSANKKLGADKHLYRSSRGSEPQLAFGLNYFFKMLNKRSKIMAYADSQQITQDFEAKIINIHQSDLTEMIGEEIPKNKIIKILKQLGFGVNFAFEQDVINVKIPQFRSDVINTQDICEEIVRIVGIDNIHSKPYSFAEKLKINQPYLNFKKRQMYRYRAVAAGFFETLHFVFGDSENAKKFHLPLLNEALEVANPITSELNTLRSSLLPNILNAVSNNLKFGKKRVALFEVGSVFDSERTESKKIAFVFSGENGIPEISNHGKPSKIDFFAFAEKIQSVLSNFTLLPLEEVNGLCSPYEAARVIIDGVEAGYMARVNVQVEKELDLDRTYICELDFEALSYKRKVAKEYSKLPSSSRDLSLLVDAKMQYSELESFITSIAPKALTKFAVIDRYVHESLGDKVSLTLTLQFQSLDKTFEEEEIASMVEALLSKIQEKFGITIR from the coding sequence ATGATAGTAACGAAACAGTGGTTAAATGAATGGATTGATATCAGTGCGATTGATACGGACAAAATTTCTATAGCACTCAATGCCATTGGTTTAGAAGTCGATGGACTCACAAAAATCAGAATTCCTCAGAATGTTCTTATTGGTCATGTTGTCTCATGTGAGAAGCACCCCAATGCGGATAAACTCAATGTCTGTCACGTTGATGTAGGTGCAACTGTTCAGCAAATTGTGTGTGGGGCTAAAAATGTTGCAGCGGGACAGATGGTAGCTGTTGCACTGATTGGAGCAGAACTTCCTGGCGGCATTAAAATCAAAAAAGCGAAACTCAGAGATGTGGAATCCTGCGGTATGATCTGCTCTTCCACGGAGCTTGGACTTCCGAAAATCAATGATGGCATTATGATTTTGGATGAGAGTATTGGAAAGCTAGAGCTTGGAAAACCTCTGTGTGAGTACCCTTTAATCAACGACGATGTGATTGAAATTGGACTAACACCTAACCGAGGTGATTGCCAAAGTGTCTATGGTGTAGCTCGAGATTTGAGTGTCTATTTTGATTTGGAAGTAAAAACATTAGGACAAAAAGAGGAAGAAGAAAACCAACCAGGGGTAGGACGAGTGTTACATCTACACGGTAGTGAAGCACTTTCAGGCTCTTATATGTACAAAGTATTTGACAATAAAGAAATTGGTGTTCCTCTTTTAGTTGAGCTTCGATTAGGTTTTGCTGAGGTTGAATCTTCGTGCTTACTGGGTAAATTGATTGACTACGCAACTTATGTGACAGGTGTACTTCTTCGTGCTTATAATCAAACCTGTTTTGGTGCTAAAGATGATAAAGCAAAAATTACCATTGCTAAAGATGAAAATGGATTAGATGCTATTTATGGTCTGAATGGACAAAAAATAGCGATTGCTGGAGTTGCTCAAATGACTGAGTGCAAAGCCTCAGCAAGTGATGAACGCATTATTATCGAAGCAAATTACACGCATCCTGAAATTATCGCGTCACGGAGTGCCAATAAAAAACTAGGAGCAGATAAACATCTGTATCGCTCTTCACGAGGTAGTGAACCACAGCTTGCTTTTGGGTTAAACTATTTTTTTAAAATGCTTAACAAGCGTTCAAAAATTATGGCTTACGCAGATTCTCAACAAATTACACAAGATTTTGAAGCCAAGATTATCAATATTCACCAAAGTGACTTGACTGAAATGATTGGCGAAGAGATTCCTAAAAATAAGATTATCAAGATTTTGAAACAGTTGGGATTTGGTGTTAACTTTGCTTTTGAGCAAGATGTGATTAATGTGAAAATTCCACAATTTAGATCAGATGTGATCAATACGCAAGATATCTGTGAAGAGATTGTTCGAATTGTCGGTATTGATAATATTCATTCCAAGCCTTACTCTTTTGCCGAAAAACTTAAAATTAATCAACCTTATCTTAATTTTAAAAAACGACAGATGTATCGTTATAGAGCCGTAGCTGCAGGATTTTTTGAGACATTGCATTTCGTATTTGGTGACAGTGAAAATGCTAAGAAATTTCATTTACCGCTTTTAAATGAAGCACTTGAAGTTGCAAATCCTATTACAAGTGAACTTAATACGCTTCGAAGCTCTTTATTGCCAAATATCTTAAATGCGGTTTCAAATAACCTCAAATTTGGTAAAAAACGCGTAGCCCTTTTTGAAGTAGGAAGTGTTTTTGATAGTGAGAGAACGGAATCTAAAAAAATAGCGTTTGTTTTTAGTGGCGAAAATGGCATTCCTGAGATTTCCAACCATGGAAAACCAAGTAAAATTGATTTTTTTGCCTTTGCAGAAAAAATTCAAAGCGTTCTGAGTAACTTTACACTTCTTCCACTTGAAGAAGTTAATGGTCTTTGCAGTCCGTATGAAGCAGCTCGCGTTATCATTGATGGTGTTGAAGCGGGTTATATGGCACGTGTCAATGTCCAAGTGGAAAAAGAGCTTGATTTAGATCGTACGTATATTTGTGAGCTTGATTTTGAAGCGCTTTCATATAAACGTAAAGTTGCAAAAGAGTATTCCAAATTACCCTCTTCATCACGTGATCTAAGCCTACTTGTAGATGCAAAAATGCAATACTCGGAGTTAGAGAGTTTTATTACGTCCATTGCTCCTAAAGCTTTAACAAAATTTGCCGTGATTGATCGTTATGTCCATGAAAGTTTGGGAGATAAAGTCAGTCTTACACTTACGTTACAATTTCAATCTTTAGACAAAACATTTGAAGAAGAAGAAATCGCCTCAATGGTAGAAGCGCTACTTTCAAAAATTCAAGAGAAATTTGGAATTACCATCCGATGA
- the aroA gene encoding 3-phosphoshikimate 1-carboxyvinyltransferase — MKTLHVNPKVSFEFTTDQIASDKSISHRCAIFSLLSDQPSMIKNYLPAEDTLCTLSIVQSLGAQIERAEDGTLTITPPLSIVEPPLILDCGNSGTAIRLLMGFLSSCKGFFVLYGDQYLCSRPMRRVADPLRSIGAQIDGRSEGNYAPLGIRGETLKAFCYESKIASAQVKSALILAALQADGISTFSEPELSRDHSERMLRGMGAKVISEGLHVTIHPQSTPLKPLKMTVPNDPSSGFFFAVAAAINAGSSVTLHNMLLNPTRIEAYKVLARMGAEVQFIEQESMYESVGDIVITGKELHGVDVTDNISWLIDELPALSIAFAYAKGKSLVKNAQELRVKESDRISSVVKNLRLCGMEVEEFDDGYAVHGGELKSATINSFGDHRIAMSFAIAGTRVSMVIEDIDCINTSFPNFIELLSQIGKVNT, encoded by the coding sequence ATGAAAACGTTACATGTAAACCCCAAAGTCTCTTTTGAGTTTACAACCGATCAAATTGCCAGCGATAAGTCTATTTCGCATCGCTGTGCGATTTTTTCACTTCTAAGTGATCAACCTTCTATGATCAAAAATTATTTGCCCGCAGAAGATACACTGTGCACACTTAGCATTGTTCAGTCTTTGGGTGCTCAGATCGAAAGAGCAGAAGATGGAACACTGACGATTACGCCACCTCTTAGTATTGTTGAGCCTCCACTTATTTTAGACTGTGGTAATTCGGGTACGGCAATACGCCTTTTAATGGGATTTCTCTCTTCGTGTAAAGGTTTTTTTGTCTTGTATGGAGATCAGTACCTTTGTTCTCGTCCCATGCGTCGTGTTGCAGACCCACTACGCAGTATTGGTGCACAGATTGATGGAAGAAGCGAAGGTAACTATGCCCCTCTTGGCATTCGAGGAGAAACGCTTAAAGCATTTTGCTACGAGAGTAAAATTGCTTCGGCTCAAGTGAAGAGTGCGCTTATTTTAGCAGCTCTTCAAGCAGATGGAATTTCAACATTTAGTGAGCCAGAACTGAGTCGTGATCATAGTGAGCGAATGCTTCGTGGCATGGGTGCTAAAGTGATTTCTGAGGGTTTACATGTAACGATTCATCCTCAAAGTACACCTTTGAAACCTTTAAAAATGACCGTTCCGAATGATCCATCCAGTGGATTTTTCTTTGCTGTTGCCGCTGCAATTAATGCGGGGAGTTCTGTGACACTCCACAATATGCTTTTAAATCCCACACGCATTGAAGCCTATAAAGTACTTGCACGTATGGGAGCCGAGGTTCAGTTTATCGAACAAGAGAGTATGTATGAAAGTGTCGGTGATATTGTCATCACAGGTAAAGAGCTCCATGGTGTTGACGTCACTGATAATATTTCATGGCTGATTGATGAATTGCCTGCTCTTTCGATTGCTTTTGCCTATGCTAAAGGCAAAAGCCTTGTCAAAAATGCACAAGAATTGCGTGTAAAAGAGAGTGATCGCATCTCCAGTGTAGTGAAAAATCTTCGCTTGTGTGGTATGGAAGTTGAAGAGTTTGACGATGGTTATGCCGTACACGGTGGAGAACTAAAAAGCGCTACAATTAACAGCTTTGGAGACCATAGAATTGCAATGAGTTTTGCTATCGCAGGAACGCGTGTGAGCATGGTAATTGAGGATATTGACTGCATTAACACTTCTTTCCCTAACTTCATTGAGTTACTTTCTCAAATAGGCAAGGTGAACACATGA
- a CDS encoding 4-hydroxy-3-methylbut-2-enyl diphosphate reductase gives MKIKLATSYGFCFGVKRAIKIAENTKNASTIGPLIHNNEEINRLSENFNVKTLHDIKEADGVGKAIIRTHGIPKKDLEMLLKSNVQVINATCPYVTKPQEICEKMSMEGYEIVIFGDADHPEVKGVESYAIHGAHVVQSVEELEKVNFKGNKIAVVSQTTRKISEFLEITNYLETRYKEVRVFNTICNATFENQDAARELAKEADVVVVIGGKNSSNTKQLHSICKEYCVDSFLVESEKDLDPSWFSGKTLCGVTAGASTPDWIIEKIVGKISEIKV, from the coding sequence ATGAAAATTAAACTTGCTACCAGCTATGGTTTTTGTTTTGGCGTGAAGCGTGCCATCAAAATCGCAGAAAATACTAAAAATGCTTCAACCATTGGACCGCTTATTCACAACAATGAAGAGATTAACCGTTTGAGTGAAAATTTTAATGTCAAAACATTGCATGATATTAAAGAGGCGGATGGTGTTGGTAAAGCGATTATTCGGACGCATGGTATTCCTAAAAAAGATTTGGAGATGCTTCTTAAAAGTAATGTTCAAGTCATAAATGCTACTTGCCCTTATGTGACAAAACCCCAAGAAATTTGTGAAAAAATGAGTATGGAAGGGTATGAGATTGTCATTTTTGGCGATGCCGATCATCCCGAAGTAAAGGGCGTTGAAAGCTATGCAATTCATGGTGCTCATGTGGTACAAAGTGTGGAAGAACTCGAAAAAGTAAACTTTAAAGGCAATAAAATCGCGGTGGTTTCACAAACGACGCGGAAGATCAGTGAATTTTTAGAGATTACCAATTATTTAGAGACACGTTACAAAGAGGTGAGAGTTTTTAATACCATCTGTAACGCCACTTTTGAGAACCAAGATGCAGCAAGAGAACTTGCAAAAGAAGCTGATGTGGTGGTTGTTATTGGTGGAAAAAACTCTTCAAATACCAAGCAATTACATAGTATTTGCAAAGAATATTGTGTGGATAGTTTTTTAGTGGAAAGCGAAAAAGATTTAGATCCAAGTTGGTTTAGCGGAAAAACGCTTTGTGGCGTGACTGCGGGCGCTTCAACGCCGGATTGGATAATCGAAAAAATAGTTGGAAAAATCAGCGAAATTAAAGTATAA
- a CDS encoding 30S ribosomal protein S1 has translation MVNEANKAVHTDAVDEHEEMDFAAMLEESFKDSERDALINGVVVAIKEDVILVDVGKKSEGRLNASEVTDENGNITCKVGDVIPVVITGFRNERPAVSHKKALRKGHIKSFIAEYKEEDDIALDVKITGKNKGGFIAENAEGIEFFLPRSQAAVKDMNALMGKSLKVKIIKIDTDTESIIISRKKFLDDERKKRKEIVQELIDRDEVVEGTIKKITTYGMFVDVGGIDGLVHYSEISYKGPVNPGTLYKEGEVIPVKAIKYDKDKRHLSLSVKAAMPDPWDEIKDELETGDSIQVTISNIEPYGAFVDLGNDIEGFLHISEISWDKNIKHPRDYIEEGQVVDVEVIEIDAKERRLRVSLKNVLPKPFDDFMKKFKVGDVVKGEITTITNFGAFVKIGGIEGLLHNEDASWDRNNKCKELFTVGAEVEVKIVKIDEETEKVSLSKKELEDSPIQKYAKSHENGDIVHGKIRDIKEFGIFVELEDNVDALIRKEDLGQVNEADLKIGDEIEAAITFIDDKKNRIRLSVRRLSKLKEREALKEINKEEKMTLGDILKDQLK, from the coding sequence ATGGTAAATGAGGCGAACAAAGCTGTTCATACTGACGCCGTAGACGAGCATGAGGAGATGGATTTTGCGGCTATGTTGGAAGAGTCTTTCAAAGATTCTGAGAGAGATGCACTCATCAATGGTGTTGTTGTAGCGATCAAAGAAGATGTTATCTTAGTGGATGTGGGTAAGAAGTCTGAGGGACGTCTGAACGCATCTGAGGTTACAGATGAAAATGGCAACATAACATGCAAAGTGGGAGATGTAATCCCTGTAGTTATTACAGGATTCAGAAACGAAAGACCAGCGGTTTCGCACAAAAAGGCCCTTCGTAAAGGTCATATTAAATCATTTATCGCTGAATATAAAGAAGAAGACGATATTGCTCTTGATGTTAAAATCACCGGTAAAAACAAAGGTGGATTTATTGCTGAGAATGCTGAGGGTATCGAGTTTTTCCTCCCACGTTCTCAAGCTGCGGTCAAAGATATGAACGCACTTATGGGTAAATCACTCAAAGTTAAAATTATTAAAATTGACACCGACACAGAATCTATCATCATTTCTCGCAAAAAATTCTTGGATGACGAACGCAAAAAACGCAAAGAGATCGTTCAAGAGTTGATTGACCGTGATGAAGTGGTTGAAGGAACCATTAAAAAAATCACTACCTACGGTATGTTTGTAGACGTTGGTGGTATTGATGGCTTAGTTCATTACAGCGAAATCAGTTACAAAGGTCCAGTAAACCCTGGTACACTTTATAAAGAGGGTGAAGTCATTCCTGTTAAAGCGATCAAATATGACAAAGATAAACGTCATCTTTCTCTTTCTGTAAAAGCGGCTATGCCAGATCCTTGGGATGAGATTAAAGATGAATTAGAGACAGGTGATTCGATTCAAGTTACCATCAGCAATATTGAGCCTTATGGTGCGTTTGTTGATCTTGGTAATGACATCGAAGGTTTCCTTCACATATCTGAAATTTCATGGGATAAAAATATCAAACACCCACGCGATTACATCGAAGAGGGACAAGTGGTTGATGTTGAAGTAATTGAGATTGATGCTAAAGAGCGAAGACTCAGAGTATCTTTGAAAAACGTACTTCCAAAACCATTTGATGATTTTATGAAAAAATTCAAAGTAGGTGATGTTGTTAAAGGTGAGATCACTACCATCACAAACTTTGGTGCTTTTGTTAAAATCGGTGGTATTGAAGGTCTTTTACACAATGAAGATGCTTCATGGGATCGCAATAATAAATGCAAAGAGCTTTTCACTGTTGGCGCTGAAGTTGAAGTCAAAATCGTTAAAATTGATGAAGAGACTGAAAAAGTATCTCTCAGTAAAAAAGAGCTTGAAGACAGCCCAATTCAAAAATATGCAAAATCTCATGAAAATGGTGACATTGTTCACGGTAAAATCAGAGATATTAAAGAATTTGGTATTTTCGTTGAGCTTGAGGACAATGTTGACGCATTGATTCGTAAAGAAGATTTGGGTCAGGTTAATGAAGCAGATTTGAAAATTGGTGATGAAATTGAAGCAGCCATTACCTTTATTGATGACAAAAAAAATCGTATCCGCCTTTCTGTAAGACGTCTTTCAAAATTGAAAGAAAGAGAAGCACTTAAAGAGATCAATAAAGAAGAGAAAATGACGCTCGGAGATATTTTAAAAGATCAACTGAAATAA
- the serA gene encoding phosphoglycerate dehydrogenase yields the protein MKQKKIIVCDAIHEKGFQILRAEKDIEVIDAVRLPKDELLKIIGDCDVAITRSSTDVDEKFLNAATNLKAIVRAGVGVDNVDQDGCSRRGIIAMNVPTANTIAAVELTMAHLLGTARSFVNANNHLKIERVWNREKWYGVELCEKRLGVIGFGNIGSRVAIRAKAFGMEVIAYDPYISASKVTDLGMTYTENFDDILACDFITIHTPKNKETINIISHDEIAKMKDGVRLINCARGGLYNEEALFEGIKSGKIAFAGIDVFSKEPATSHPLLDLEHICVTPHLGANTLESQEKIAIQAAENAISAARGISYPNALNLPIKAEDIPAFIEPYLELVQKMGFLAAQLNRSAIKSVKLELEGDIGAYGKSLLTFGIVGSLKEANENKINYVNAEFVAKEKNIETKFEVINSTSGYKNQATLILTTEKDVVSISGTVFGENEQRIVGINGFKFDFKPKGKMIIFKNHDVPGVIAHIASTLAKENINIADFRLGRGANKFAMAVILVDTDIDKKIIAELNHLETCVWVEYAVL from the coding sequence ATGAAACAGAAGAAAATCATTGTATGCGATGCAATCCACGAAAAAGGTTTTCAAATCTTACGTGCTGAGAAGGATATAGAAGTTATTGACGCTGTGCGTTTACCCAAAGATGAACTTTTAAAAATAATCGGTGATTGTGATGTTGCTATTACACGTAGTTCTACCGATGTTGATGAAAAATTTCTCAATGCGGCTACCAATTTAAAAGCAATTGTCAGAGCAGGCGTGGGTGTTGACAACGTAGATCAAGATGGTTGTAGTAGACGTGGTATCATTGCTATGAACGTACCAACAGCCAATACAATCGCTGCTGTAGAACTTACTATGGCACATCTGTTAGGAACAGCACGTAGCTTTGTGAATGCCAATAATCACCTCAAAATCGAGCGAGTATGGAATCGTGAAAAATGGTATGGTGTTGAGCTTTGTGAAAAACGTCTTGGTGTGATCGGTTTCGGTAATATTGGTAGTCGTGTTGCCATCCGTGCGAAAGCCTTTGGCATGGAAGTAATTGCCTATGATCCGTATATCTCTGCTTCAAAAGTAACTGACCTTGGAATGACCTATACTGAAAATTTTGATGACATCTTAGCTTGTGATTTTATTACGATTCATACTCCTAAAAATAAAGAGACTATTAACATCATCTCACATGATGAAATTGCAAAGATGAAAGATGGTGTGCGTCTTATTAACTGTGCACGTGGTGGTTTGTACAATGAAGAAGCCTTATTTGAAGGTATCAAAAGTGGAAAAATAGCCTTTGCAGGTATTGATGTTTTCTCAAAAGAGCCCGCAACGAGTCATCCACTCTTAGACCTTGAGCATATCTGTGTTACCCCACATTTGGGTGCAAATACCCTTGAATCTCAAGAGAAAATTGCAATCCAAGCGGCTGAAAATGCAATTAGTGCCGCACGTGGTATTAGTTACCCCAATGCGCTTAACTTACCAATTAAAGCTGAAGATATTCCTGCCTTTATTGAACCGTATTTAGAGCTTGTTCAAAAAATGGGTTTCTTGGCAGCTCAGCTTAATCGTTCTGCAATTAAGTCTGTTAAACTTGAGTTAGAAGGTGATATTGGTGCTTATGGCAAATCACTGCTTACCTTTGGAATTGTTGGCTCTCTTAAAGAAGCCAATGAAAATAAAATCAACTATGTTAATGCAGAGTTTGTTGCTAAAGAAAAAAATATTGAAACAAAGTTTGAAGTTATCAACAGTACCAGTGGCTATAAAAATCAAGCGACATTAATTTTAACAACAGAAAAAGATGTTGTGAGTATTAGTGGAACGGTTTTTGGTGAGAATGAACAACGTATTGTGGGTATTAATGGATTTAAATTTGACTTTAAACCAAAAGGCAAAATGATTATCTTTAAAAACCACGATGTTCCGGGTGTTATTGCACATATTGCTTCCACCTTAGCTAAAGAGAATATTAATATTGCGGACTTTAGATTGGGTCGTGGTGCTAATAAATTTGCAATGGCTGTTATCTTAGTTGATACAGATATTGATAAAAAAATCATTGCAGAGCTCAATCATCTTGAAACATGTGTTTGGGTTGAGTACGCTGTTTTATAA